The Mustela erminea isolate mMusErm1 chromosome 6, mMusErm1.Pri, whole genome shotgun sequence genome includes a region encoding these proteins:
- the BLOC1S1 gene encoding biogenesis of lysosome-related organelles complex 1 subunit 1, whose translation MLSRLLKEHQAKQNERKELQEKRRREAITAATCLTEALVDHLNVGVAQAYMNQRKLDHEVKTLQVQAAQFAKQTGQWIGMVENFNQALKEIGDVENWARSIELDMRTIATALEYVYKGQLQSAPS comes from the exons ATGCTGTCACGCCTGCTGAAAGAACACCAGGCCAAGCAGAACGAACGCAAGGAGCTGCAGG AGAAGAGGAGGCGAGAGGCTATCACTGCAGCGACCTGCCTGACAGAAGCTTTGGTGGATCACCTCAATGTGGG TGTGGCCCAGGCCTACATGAACCAGAGAAAGCTGGACCATGAGGTGAAGACCCTGCAGGTCCAGGCTGCCCAGTTTGCCAAGCAAACAGGCCAGTGGATCGGGATGGTGGAGAACTTCAATCAGGCACTCAAG gaAATCGGGGATGTGGAGAACTGGGCTCGGAGCATCGAGCTGGACATGCGCACCATTGCCACGGCACTGGAATATGTGTACAAAGGGCAGCTGCAGTCTGCCCCCTCCTAG
- the RDH5 gene encoding retinol dehydrogenase 5, producing the protein MWLPLLLGVLLWAALWLLRDRQSLPASDAFVFITGCDSGFGRLLALRLDQRGFRVLASCLTPSGAEDLQRVASSRLHTTLLDVTDPQSVQRAAKWVETQVGEAGLFGLVNNAGVAGIIGPTLWLTQNDFHRVLNVNTLGPIGVTLALLPLLQQARGRVVNITSVLGRLAANGGGYCVSKFGLEAFSDCLRRDVAHFGVRVSIVEPGFFRTPVTNLKSLEDTLQECWARLPSATQARYGEAFLTKYLEVQQRIMNLICDPDLTKVSRCLEHALTARYPRTRYSPGWDAKLLWLPASYLPASLVDAVLTWLLPKPAQAVC; encoded by the exons ATGTGGCTGCCCCTGCTGCTGGGAGTCTTGCTCTGGGCAGCGCTGTGGTTGCTCAGGGACCGGCAGAGCCTGCCCGCCAGCGACGCCTTTGTCTTCATCACTGGCTGTGACTCAGGCTTCGGCCGGCTTCTGGCCCTGAGACTGGACCAGAGAGGCTTCCGAGTCCTGGCCAGCTGCCTGACCCCCTCAGGGGCAGAGGACCTACAGCGGGTGGCCTCCTCCCGCCTCCACACCACCCTGCTGGATGTCACGGATCCCCAGAGTGTCCAGCGGGCAGCCAAGTGGGTGGAAACACAGGTTGGAGAAGCAG GGCTTTTTGGTCTAGTGAATAACGCTGGTGTGGCTGGGATCATTGGGCCCACCCTGTGGCTCACGCAAAACGATTTCCATCGGGTGCTCAACGTGAATACACTGGGTCCCATCGGTGTCACCCTTGCCCTACTGCCACTGCTGCAGCAGGCCCGGGGCCGGGTGGTCAACATCACCAGTGTTCTGGGTCGCCTGGCAGCCAATGGCGGGGGCTACTGTGTTTCCAAGTTTGGCCTGGAGGCCTTCTCTGACTGTCTGAG GCGGGATGTGGCTCATTTTGGGGTCCGAGTCTCCATCGTGGAGCCTGGCTTCTTCCGAACCCCTGTGACAAATCTCAAGAGTTTGGAGGATACGCTGCAGGAGTGCTGGGCACGGCTACCTTCTGCCACACAGGCCCGCTATGGGGAGGCCTTCCTCACCAAAT ACTTGGAAGTACAGCAGCGCATCATGAACCTGATCTGTGATCCAGACCTGACCAAGGTGAGCAGGTGCCTGGAGCATGCCCTCACTGCTCGTTACCCCAGAACCCGTTACAGCCCAGGCTGGGACGCCAAGCTGCTCTGGCTGCCAGCCTCCTACCTGCCAGCCAGCCTGGTGGATGCTGTGCTCACCTGGCTCCTTCCCAAGCCTGCCCAGGCAGTCTGCTGA
- the CD63 gene encoding CD63 antigen produces the protein MAVEGGMKCVKFLLYVLLLAFCACAVGLIAVGVGAQLVLSQTIIQGATPGSLLPIVIIAVGAFLFLVAFVGCCGACKENYCLMITFAIFLSLIMLVEVAAAIAGYVFRDKVMLEFNKDFRQQMQNYRRDNRTTLALDKMQEDFKCCGAANYTDWESVPTVPKGQVPDSCCINVTKDCGASLQINNIYSEGCVEKIGGWLRSNVLVVAAAALGIAFVEVLGIVFACCLVKSIRSGYEVM, from the exons ATGGCGGTGGAAGGAGGAATGAAATGTGTCAAGTTCTTGCTCTACGTTCTTCTGCTGGCCTTCTGC GCCTGTGCAGTGGGACTGATTGCTGTGGGTGTAGGGGCCCAGCTGGTCCTGAGTCAGACCATTATCCAGGGGGCCACGCCTGGCTCCCTGTTGCCCATCGTCATCATCGCAGTGGGTGCCTTCCTCTTCCTGGTGGCCTTTGTGGGCTGCTGTGGGGCCTGCAAGGAGAACTACTGTCTTATGATCACG TTTGCCATCTTCCTGTCTCTTATCATGCTGGTGGAGGTGGCCGCAGCCATTGCTGGCTATGTGTTTAGAGACAAG GTGATGTTAGAATTTAATAAGGACTTCCGGCAGCAGATGCAGAATTACCGGAGAGACAATCGCACAACTTTGGCCCTGGACAAGATGCAGGAAGAT TTTAAATGCTGCGGGGCAGCTAACTACACGGACTGGGAGAGCGTCCCTACTGTGCCCAAGGGCCAAGTCCCTGACTCCTGCTGCATCAATGTCACAAAGGACTGTGGGGcttctttacaaataaataacatctactCTGAG GGCTGTGTGGAGAAGATCGGGGGCTGGCTACGGAGCAATGTGCTGGTGGTGGCTGCAGCAGCTCTGGGAATTGCCTTTGTGGAG GTACTGGGAATTGTTTTTGCCTGCTGCCTCGTGAAGAGTATCCGGAGTGGCTATGAAGTGATGTAG